CAACAATTAACTCCAGCGGATTCACGTTACTCACCATAAATCTTTCGTATTTCGCTAACTAGTTCCTCCAAGGAGTTTGCTTCTATATCCTCTCCGAGGCGCCCCTTGAGTTTGCTTATTATTACCATCTCCAACAACCTTGCGCTGTACTCTCCAAAAAGCTTTGAGACCGCTTCTTTAAACTTCTGAGGATCGTCATACGC
This Pyrococcus horikoshii OT3 DNA region includes the following protein-coding sequences:
- a CDS encoding NitrOD5 domain-containing protein — translated: MSKGRDILTKTIILALREVAPGLEAVLEAHLRATLNSGIELAYDDPQKFKEAVSKLFGEYSARLLEMVIISKLKGRLGEDIEANSLEELVSEIRKIYGE